A portion of the Chaetodon trifascialis isolate fChaTrf1 chromosome 7, fChaTrf1.hap1, whole genome shotgun sequence genome contains these proteins:
- the LOC139333834 gene encoding syndecan-2-like — MRNLRLLFLVGLATGFISEKLFVSSQSPFSPLDDLYLEGRTSGDLPIDDEDGLDGGSGSGSGDYAFTDLRDQEERLLRFLNFSRTAVSKDMVPSQPQPTAHSPHNPPTTAAASQDPPTTVKDTKKTTFIFSDGDSRDKEVAGKTDLITPSTSPSSTSMAPSETTATTVSVDISVTKDTDKDNSLDRWDVSTPKHSIEEVVQEKENSLGSRLFELDSPKEVTSENLWERTEVLAAVIACGVVGFLCAVFLLLLLAYRMKKKDEGSYDLGDTKLSTTAYHKAPTKEFYA; from the exons CTCTTTGTCTCCTCCCAGTCACCCTTCTCCCCATTGGATGATCTGTACCTAGAGGGACGAACATCAGGTGACCTCCCTATAGACGATGAAGATGGACTGGATGGTGGCTCAGGCTCTGGATCCGGAGACTATG CTTTCACTGACTTGAGAGATCAAGAGGAGAGACTCCTGAGGTTCCTCAACTTCTCCAGGACCGCAGTCTCCAAAGACATGGTTCCAAGTCAGCCACAGCCAACAGCACACTCTCCTCACAACCCaccaaccacagcagcagccagccaggATCCTCCAACCACAGTGAAGGACACCAAGAAAACTACATTCATATTCTCTGATGGGGACAGCAGGGATAAGGAG GTGGCAGGTAAAACTGACTTGATCACACCAAGCACCAGTCCCAGCTCCACCAGCATGGCTCCCAGTGAAACTACTGCAACCACAGTCAGTGTAGACATTAGTGTGACCAAAGATACCGACAAGGACAACAGTCTGGATAGGTGGGACGTCTCCACGCCCAAACACAGTATAGAAGAAGTAGTCCAGGAGAAGGAGAACAGCCTAGGCAGCAGACTATTTGAGCTGGACTCTCCCAAAGAGGTGACCTCTGAGAACTTGTGGGAGAGGACGGAAGTGCTGGCAG CTGTGATAGCGTGTGGAGTGGTTGgattcctctgtgctgttttcctcctcctcctcctcgcctaCCGTATGAAGAAGAAGGACGAAGGTAGCTATGACCTGGGAGACACCAAACTTTCCACAACCGCCTATCACAAAGCGCCTACCAAGGAGTTCTATGCCTGA